The Syntrophobacterales bacterium nucleotide sequence GGAGATACGCACCCAAACACAAAAGTTGTGAAAGAAAATATGAAGGCCGCATATCTCAACACTGATCGTAAGGAATTGTTTGAGGACTGGTTTCAAAGAATGTTTGATGTTTAAGCCGCTTTTTCCACTGTTCGGTGTTAAGTCAATAGAACAGTTAAAGGAAGCTGTCGAACTAAACAAATCAATAATGGACTTTAACTATCCTGGCGAGGAACCACCGCCGGTTATTTTGGACAGCATAAGCAGCAAGAAAATAGGAACACAGGATTAAGGAAGAACGATATATGCCCGCCAATACCAGCGAACCCAGGCTTCACACCGAGAATATCAGGCACTGCGCCCGGTCAGATTATTACTGTATCTTCGACTCCATCATATACATATATAATCCACGACTATCTGACCACACCGGAGAGAACCCCTTCCCCCAGCATCAAGATGACACAAGGATTTTGGCCTTAAACCAATTTCCAAATAGACGCTTATGACAGACCAAACTAAAGACATACCAACCGATCTTGAAATATCCGTTGAAGAAGCGAAAGAGCTTCTCGTGTCTGACAACCGGACCATACCCATCGACATACGTGGCAGCAGGGAGATATATTTGGGTTATATCAGAGGCGCCCGGTTCGTTCCTCCGGGCCTCATTGAAGGGGAGTTAAACAAACTCTCAAGCGACCGGAGCGGTCCCATTATCGTCTACTGCGCGGTGGGCGACCGTTCAGTAGCCGCCGCCCGCAAACTTAAGGATATGGGATTCAGTAATGCCCGCTCCCTGCGGGGAGGATACGACGCCTGGCTCGGCGGAGGGGGAGATGTTGTCTCCGACAGCAGGCTCACCGTTCACCAGCTTAATCGCTACAGCAGAAATATGCTCCTTGAGGAGATCGGCAAAGAAGGTCAGCTAAAGCTTTTAGATGCAAAGGTCCTCATAGTCGGAGCCGGCGGACTCGCATCTTCCGCCGTCCCTTATTTTGCCGCCGCAGGTGTGGGAACCATGGGCATCGTCGATTTCGACAGGGTTGACCTCTCAAACCTCAACAGGCAAGTGGTACACAGCGCAGGGGACGTGGGCAGGCTCAAAGTTGATTCCCTGAAAGAAACGATTGAAAGAATAAATCCAGATGTGAAAGTCATATCTTATAACTCGCGCCTTACCTCAAAAAATGCCGTCCATATTATAGACGGCTTCGACGTCGTAATGGATGCCACCGATAACCTGGACACGAAATTTCTTCTCAACGATGCGAGCTATTTCTTAAATAAACCCTACGTTTTCGGAGGGGCGGTACAATTTGACGGCCAGGCGGGGGTGTTCTGGCCCAAAAAGGAAGGGCCATGCCTGAGGTGCCTTTTTCGTGAGCCGCCGCCCCGCAGTCTCACTCCTACCTGAAGTGAGGCGGGGGTCCTGGGGGTCATCCCGGGACAGATCGGCCTGGTCCAGGCGACCGAAGCGCTGAAGCTGATTCTCGGTATCGGTACACCCATGATCAATAAATTCTATGTCTATAACGCCCTTACATTGACCTCCCGGTTCGTGGAGACAAGCAAAAACCCCAATTGCATCCTCTGCGGGCCAAACCCTGAAATAACGGAACTTACAGGCGGAATTTGAATCAAGTGCGTGGGGTGAGCTAGCACAAGGGCAGTCCCCACCCCACAGGATAAAGGGCAAGGGGCCGTCCACACCCGATTAAGCACGGATCGAAACAAACAAACACCCTCCTCCAAATAAATGAGGGGCTTTAAGGCTTGCGCCTTATAAAGCCCCTCTTCAATATTTGTTCTATTCTTATCTTAATAGGAATACACAGTCGGCACTTTCTGCTCCTTTTCCTGGCCCTTCCAGTATTCGATACGCTCTTTTACGAAGTTTACCCAGCCGTCAACTTCGGCAGCCTTGAACCCTTTGGCAATTAAATCTTTCTTGTAATCGCTGACCACCGGCTCCACGGCTTTCACCATTTTCGCCTGCTCGGCGTCGGATACGGGAACAATCTGCCCGCCAAGCTTCATAAAATATTCCTTGCCTTCGAAGTCTATCTTATTCCACTCCACTGCCCATCTCTCAACGAATTCCTTTGAGAATTCCGTAAAAATATCTTTCACATCTGGAGGCAAGCTGTCCCATTTGCGCTTGTTGAAGACAACATAGAACTGAAAGACGCTTCCCACCTTCCATGTGGCGGAGCTGTATTTCTCCACCTCTCCCAGCTTGAAACCCTTCAATGTCTCAAGAGGCGTATAGGTGCCATCGACCACACCCCTTCTTAACGCTTCATAGAGATCGACCGTCTCAATGGGCATCGGTATTGCGCCTAAGGCTTTCACGATATCTCCGATCCTTCCGGAACCCCTGATTTTAAGCCCCTTCAACTCATCAAGTGTCTTTACAGGTTTCTTCAATGTCTGGATCACGTTCGGGGGACTGGTGGAGAACATGAGAGGATGATAGGCGTCCCATTCTTTCGGTTTTACCTTCTCATAAAAATCCATACCAACATGGGTGGCGATCCAACTGCTCGGGAACCCGAGAGGAAGTTCCATAATCTCCATTACCGGGAAGCGGCCCCGCGAGTAAGACAGATGCGAAAGGCCTATATCAGCGATCCCGCTCGACACGCCTGCCGCCATCTTCGTCGCGGTGAGGAGCGTCCCGCCCGTATACTGTGTTACTTCGGCTTTGCCCGCCAGTTTTTTGTTTATTTCCTCGCAATACTTGCCCATCATTACGGAATTCATGTGGGTAGGCGGGAAATAGTTGGCGAACTTGAGTTTAATGACATCTGCGCCAGCCATTGAAGAAACGGATAAGACCAATGCAATTGCAAACAACAGAGCTGTAACCTTCCTTCCCATCTTGTCACCTCCGTTTTTACTTTGTATACATATGGTTTATTATCACAATATCTGCTACTGTCAAGCCAATTTCGTATACAGCATGAAAGATCTTTCTTTTCGGATTATGTTTCTAAGCTATTCATCAACCCTTTTACCATGTATTTTCCATACATCTGGTGCGCCTCATGTCTGTTTAGTGGTTTTTTCTCCGTCTCACCTCCTTATTCATTTCGTTCTCATATGCTATTATGCACCCTCACTTATAAAGCACCGAAGGCAACCACAGGGCGAGTTGAGGGAAAGCGAAGAGAAGGCCCCACATGACGCAAAGAGAGATGAGAAAAGGGGCCACGCCTGCATAGATTCTACCCATAGGCTCTTTCGTAATGTTCTTTACCACAAAGACACAGACTGCCACGGGAGGGATCACCACCCCTATCATGACGACCACGCCTATGACTATGCCGAACCAGAGAGGCGAGAAGCCCAATTTCAGGACGGCAGGGTAGAAGATTGGGGTCGCGAGGATCATGAAAGCCATGTCGTCAATGAAAGACCCGCCGAACTCGTAGACGAGGCAGATGAGGAACATTATGACATAACGGTTGAGAGGTAAAGCGACAATCCAGTCAGCCGCTTTCTGGGGAATATTGGTCACCGCGATGAAATGGCCTAAGACCGTGGACCCTGCGATAAGCATGAGAAGCATACCTGCGGTTCTGAGCGCCTCGGTCACCGATTTCGTGTATCCGCGGAATTTTAAGTCCCTCTTGACGACGGCAAGGAGAAGAACAGTGAAGGTGCCGACGGCCCCTGCCTCGGTCGGGGTAAAGTAGCCTTCCATGATTCCGCCAACCACGATGATAAAGACAATACCGATCCAGACGACTTCAGGGAGGGACTTCATTCTGGCGCTCCAGGTGGCCTTGATAGATTTGGGGGCAATGGCCGGGTTCATCTTTGCCCACCCGTAGATGATACCCAGGAAGAAAAGGGCAATCATGAGTCCCGGGATCATACCTGCCATAAAGAGCTGTCCTATGGACTGCTCTGTCAAGATTCCGAAGATAATGAGGACCACGCTCGGCGGGATGATGCAGCCCAAGGTGCCGACCGTCGCCACGATGCCGGTAGAGAGCCTCCTGTCGTAGCCGTAGCGGTCCATCTCAGGGATTGCCACACTCGCGAAGGTAGCGGAGGTGGCGGCGGAGGAGCCGCAGATAGCTTTAAAGGCGGTAGCGCCAAGCACGGTGGCCATGGCAAGGCCTCCGGGGATATGACCAACGAACTTGTTGGCCGCCCCGTAGAGCCGCACCGCGATCCCAGCGTTGAAGCCGATCTGCCCCATGAGGATGAAAAGAGGGAAGACCGTATAACCGTAGTTGGTAAAAACATCATAGATGTCTCTGCCAATGAGGTTCATGGCAGACGAGACGCCGTTAAGATACGCAAACCCGATGAAACCGACAAGGGCCATGCAAAAGCCGAGTTCAATGCCCGTGCCAAAGAGAATGAGGAGAAATAGAAGAGCAATAATTCCTACCATCATTTCATTCATATTGGCCCCTCCATATCTTGATGATGTCGTTCACAAAAACGAGTACTTCAATGAAGCAACAAACCCCTACCCCGTAGGCTACGGGGAAAAACGGAAGTTCCAGGGTAGGCGAGACTTCGCCTGAGGTGTGGAACTCGTTTCCAACGCTAAATAGGTTGTAGCCTATGATGATAAAAAGAAATATGCAGAGCAGTCGGGTAAAGGTGTTGAATATCTGCCTCCAGTTCCCAGGCATCTTATCTAAAAGGAACTCCATGTAGACGTGGCTGCGGTCCATGGAGACACTGGGGATGCCAAAACCGATGACGATGGCAAGGGCTAGCCCCACAATCTCATAAGTACCGAGAATAGGGCGACCGCCTGCACGCATGAGGACGTCAGCGACCGTCAGGAACATCATAAATGTAAGGGCCGAACCCCCGATGACGTTTAAGACCTTGGTCACTGCTGTAAGAAACTTATCGAGCATGTTGCTTTCCATGATACCTCCTTGTCCTTATGCATCCACTGGAATTTTTATAACAGGGTCCGTCTGGAGGGCGAGGCGAAATGCTTCCGGGCTGTCTGCTAATGATATACGGAAACCTTGCCTCCAAGAGCTCAAAAAAGTTCTGCCGGCGTCATGTAGTATGTCCGGGCCATGCTGAAATACCGGTGCGTCGCATTGTACGGTGCTAAGACTACGGCGTACCCGCATAAAAGCAGGAGAGCGGAGCAACCGGTGGAGAGAACGCATCCTCCGCCAAGAAGGGTGCGTTCTTTGATCATATCGACGACGGCTCTGCCTGCGGTCGGTCCTTGGGGACGACATAGACGAGTAAATCTTCCACAAATTGTTCATCTTCATCGCGTCGTATTTAAAATACTTAACAAATGCGAGGGTATCTACAGCGAACGGATTGCAGCAGGTTTTTATGACTTTGACTTTAGCAGGAAAGATCTCTCTGCATACTTCCTTGGGCCAAGGGGGAAAATGGGGTTATGCAATATTCTTTGAAAGGGAGATATGCCTTGGTATAGCTTTTCATAAGCCTCTTCCCTTTTTGATATTTGAGCGTGGAGCGAATAGCGCGCCGTGGCACGGGGCTTCGCTCCACTGCCTCTTTACTTTAAAATACGAACAGATCGAGACCGCCCATCATGTTTACGATGGCACCGGTCATATATTTTGCTTTGTCGGAGACGGCGAAAGCGATGGCATCGGCGATCTCTTCGGGTTCGGCCGGTCTTCTCATGGCAATCCTTTTCTCGAATCTTTCTCTTGTTTCCTGGGGGATCGGCTCATAATAAGCTTCCGTGTTTGCCGTGCCTATGAGGACGCAGTTTGCGGTGATATTGGATCTCGAGCCTTCAAGGGCGAGAGATTTGGTGAATCCGATGAGGCCTGATTTTGCCGCAGCGTAGCCTGCCTGTCCTGATCCGCCCATTACGCCGGCAACCGAAGTCAGATTGATAATGCGCCCATATTTATTTGCCACCATGTCTGCCCACGCCTCTTTGGTGCAGTAAAAAGCGGAGTTAAGGCAGAGAGAAATATCGGCTTTCCAATCCTCTATGGTAATTTTGGACATGGGCACGAAGTGACGCATCTGAGCCATATTGTTCACGAGAATGCTGACCGGGCCAAGCTCCCCTTTGATCTCGGCGAAAGCTTTCTGCACGTCCGCATAGTCCCGACCGTTTACTTTAAGGGCCATTGATTTCCGGCCCATGGCCCTGATCTCTTCAGCGGCAACTTTCACGCCGTCCATGTTGTTGTAACCGGTGACCACCACGTCCGCTCCATCCCTGGCCAGGGCAAGTGCCGCAGCTTTGCCGATACCTCTCGGCATTGAAGCGCCCGTTACCAATGCCAGTTTTCCTGCTAATGACATATGAAACCTCCTTTATTTTAAATTTATAATGACCATCTCCTGGTGTATCTGGTGTATCCTATTTAAGCCTGACTCTTCGGGGTCAGCTAAATTCTTATCTTTCCTTCGGTTCCTTATCTGTAAGGTTTCCGATCTTTTCTCTTAATCTCGCCCATTACCTGACAAAGCACGTGATCTCAATTTTGTTGAGCTTTTTCAAGGCACGCCATATACATGCCAGATGTCCCAAAATTTCATAGCCGGACGCCTCGCTTTAAGTTTCGAAGGCCGGCAAAAAAATAAGAATGATGTCTCCGGTTTTGACATGGCGGGCGTCAGGCGCCAGTTTCCGGCATTCGCTTCAGGAAGACCGGAGGTGGAAAAGTTCGGCCAGCAAGGAGAGAACGCGGAGGGGTTGCAAACCGTGCCAATAAAAAGATTTCTCGCTTAAGCCATTTCCTCTTGTCTTATGTTATCCTGCGAATAAGCAGACGGCGAAAGAGTAACGCCTTGGCCGACGGCTTCAAGGTCTCATTCCTTTATCTCCGTGCAGCCTAATTCCCGTGAGATGTTATTGGCTGTGGCCGTGGCTTCCTTTACTATCCTGTCTACGCCCTTTGAATCGAGAGACGAGGAAATAAAAGCGATACCGACGGCTGCAAAGACTCTTCCCGAGGCGTCACGGATCGGGGCGGCGACTCCGCTGATGCCGTCCATGGCCCTCTCATCATCGATGGCGAATCCCTGCTCCCGAATCTGGCGAAGCCATGCCACAAATTCCTCTTTATTTACAAAAGACTTTTTTGCCGTGGGCTCAAGACGGTGCTTATCGAGAATCCGGTCTATCTCGCTGTCCGACTGGTGCGCCAATATGGCGGGTCCCAGCATGCCCCAGTAGGGCGGACGGCGGCGGCCTAT carries:
- a CDS encoding ThiF family adenylyltransferase; protein product: MTDQTKDIPTDLEISVEEAKELLVSDNRTIPIDIRGSREIYLGYIRGARFVPPGLIEGELNKLSSDRSGPIIVYCAVGDRSVAAARKLKDMGFSNARSLRGGYDAWLGGGGDVVSDSRLTVHQLNRYSRNMLLEEIGKEGQLKLLDAKVLIVGAGGLASSAVPYFAAAGVGTMGIVDFDRVDLSNLNRQVVHSAGDVGRLKVDSLKETIERINPDVKVISYNSRLTSKNAVHIIDGFDVVMDATDNLDTKFLLNDASYFLNKPYVFGGAVQFDGQAGVFWPKKEGPCLRCLFREPPPRSLTPT
- a CDS encoding TRAP transporter substrate-binding protein → MGRKVTALLFAIALVLSVSSMAGADVIKLKFANYFPPTHMNSVMMGKYCEEINKKLAGKAEVTQYTGGTLLTATKMAAGVSSGIADIGLSHLSYSRGRFPVMEIMELPLGFPSSWIATHVGMDFYEKVKPKEWDAYHPLMFSTSPPNVIQTLKKPVKTLDELKGLKIRGSGRIGDIVKALGAIPMPIETVDLYEALRRGVVDGTYTPLETLKGFKLGEVEKYSSATWKVGSVFQFYVVFNKRKWDSLPPDVKDIFTEFSKEFVERWAVEWNKIDFEGKEYFMKLGGQIVPVSDAEQAKMVKAVEPVVSDYKKDLIAKGFKAAEVDGWVNFVKERIEYWKGQEKEQKVPTVYSY
- a CDS encoding TRAP transporter large permease: MNEMMVGIIALLFLLILFGTGIELGFCMALVGFIGFAYLNGVSSAMNLIGRDIYDVFTNYGYTVFPLFILMGQIGFNAGIAVRLYGAANKFVGHIPGGLAMATVLGATAFKAICGSSAATSATFASVAIPEMDRYGYDRRLSTGIVATVGTLGCIIPPSVVLIIFGILTEQSIGQLFMAGMIPGLMIALFFLGIIYGWAKMNPAIAPKSIKATWSARMKSLPEVVWIGIVFIIVVGGIMEGYFTPTEAGAVGTFTVLLLAVVKRDLKFRGYTKSVTEALRTAGMLLMLIAGSTVLGHFIAVTNIPQKAADWIVALPLNRYVIMFLICLVYEFGGSFIDDMAFMILATPIFYPAVLKLGFSPLWFGIVIGVVVMIGVVIPPVAVCVFVVKNITKEPMGRIYAGVAPFLISLCVMWGLLFAFPQLALWLPSVLYK
- a CDS encoding TRAP transporter small permease; amino-acid sequence: MESNMLDKFLTAVTKVLNVIGGSALTFMMFLTVADVLMRAGGRPILGTYEIVGLALAIVIGFGIPSVSMDRSHVYMEFLLDKMPGNWRQIFNTFTRLLCIFLFIIIGYNLFSVGNEFHTSGEVSPTLELPFFPVAYGVGVCCFIEVLVFVNDIIKIWRGQYE
- a CDS encoding SDR family oxidoreductase is translated as MSLAGKLALVTGASMPRGIGKAAALALARDGADVVVTGYNNMDGVKVAAEEIRAMGRKSMALKVNGRDYADVQKAFAEIKGELGPVSILVNNMAQMRHFVPMSKITIEDWKADISLCLNSAFYCTKEAWADMVANKYGRIINLTSVAGVMGGSGQAGYAAAKSGLIGFTKSLALEGSRSNITANCVLIGTANTEAYYEPIPQETRERFEKRIAMRRPAEPEEIADAIAFAVSDKAKYMTGAIVNMMGGLDLFVF